One Thermoanaerobacter kivui genomic window, TATGAAGCGGGTTTTCATCGGCAAGTTTTACAAAATCAAAAATTTCATCGTCATTTATACCTTTTATTACAACCGTATTAATTTTTACAGGTTCAAGTCCAATAGATAAACTTTTGTCAATAGCCCTAAATACATCATCAATATTCCCAAGCCTTGTAATCATACGGTATCGATCTTTTTTAAGACTATCAAGGCTTATGTTAACTCTTTTAAGTCCTGCTTCTTTTAAAGTATCTGCCATTTCATAAAGTTTTGTTCCATTAGTTGTAAGTGCAATGTCTTCAATGCCTTTTATTTTTGATGTTTCATAAATTATGTTCTCAATTCCCTTCCTTACAAGTGGCTCGCCTCCTGTAAACCTTACCTTTTTAATGCCAAGTTCTGCTGAAATCCTAATTATTTTTAAAATTTCTTCGTTCCTTAGAATCTCATTATGATCTTTTTTGGGTATTCCCTCCTCCGGCATACAATAAATGCACCTTAAGTTACATCTATCCGTAACAGAAACTCTTAAATAATCAACATTTCTTCCTAACCTATCTCTCATAAAAACTCTCCTTTACTCGATAATGATAATTTCTCCTAAATTGCTATAGTCATACCCTCCAAGCTTATCAAGCTCATTTTTAAATTCTTCTGAATTTATAACCTCCAAAAACTGCTTTACCCCTTCAAGTTCTAAGTACTCAACGGGAATTGCAATGTCATACTCTTCATTTGCTATCGGAATAAAATCAAGGTCCATAATCTTAGCAGCAGAAAATACCCCAAGTCCAGCATCTGCATTTCCTTTAGCTATTTGTGCTGCAACCGAAATATGAGTATATTCTTCCCTATCATAACCTATGATGTCTTTGGGATTTATACCCAATCTTTTTAATTCATAATCAAGCAAAATCCTTGTACCAGATCCCTTTTGCCTGTTCACAAACCTTGCACCTTTTTTTACAATATCCTCCAAAGAATTAATCTCTAGTAGATTACCTTTTTTAACCATAAGCCCCTGAATTCTTTTTACAAATTTTATAAGGGCAATTTTTCTGTTTGGAATATATCTTTTCACATAAGATTTATTATACTCACCCGTTTCCACATCAAGAAGGTGAATTGTTGCAAAATGTGTTTCCCTATCCTTCAATGAGAGTATTCCCCCAATGCTTCCGACATGGGCTGAAGATAGCGTGAATTTTCCTCTTTTGGCAAGAAGATCTGCTGCAATATCAAGTATCAAATCGTGGCTTCCTATACAAAGAATTGTATTTTTAATCTCGTCTTCGCTTTTTAATATGTTTACATTAACCCTTGTCCCTTTTTCATAACCCTCAAGCTCCTCAGGTATTTCCAAAACCCCATCAGCCCTTACAAGGCTCATTGTAGTACCTGCTCCCCGTTCAATTGGCGCTGCGATGTATTTACCGTCTATAAAACCAAGTTTTACTCTTACAAACTCAAGATATTTTGAAGATGACATAATTCTTTTTGAAAGAGTTGCTTCTATATATCTCTTATCCTTTATATCATATCCTTGAACAAAGTTGATAAGCTTCTTAACTATGTTTTCCATTATAAAATAAGCTGAAACAGGAAAACCTGGTATTCCAACAATAGGCTTATTGTTTACCTTTCCTAGTATAACTGGCTTTCCAGGTTTTATAGCAATTCCATGAATATAGACTTCACCTAAGGTTTCAATAACCTTTTTAGAATAATCCTCACGTCCTGCAGATGAACCAGCATTTAATAGGATAATGTCGTATTCCTTTGAAGCTTTATCAACAGCAGCTTTCAATTTCTCAAAATCATCTCTTACAATATCAAATCTTGTTGGAATTCCACCGTATTCTTCAACCTGCGCGGCAAAAACTCTCGAGTTAAATTCTATTATATCTCCAACTTTAAGTTCTTCCCCTGGTTCTACTAGCTCTGTTCCTGTTGGAATGATTGCAACTTTAGGCTTTTTATAAACTTCAACTTCAAATACTCCTCCTGCAATCAAAGCACCAATATCAACAGGTCTTATTCTATGGCTTTGAGGAAGTATAAGT contains:
- the moaA gene encoding GTP 3',8-cyclase MoaA, producing MRDRLGRNVDYLRVSVTDRCNLRCIYCMPEEGIPKKDHNEILRNEEILKIIRISAELGIKKVRFTGGEPLVRKGIENIIYETSKIKGIEDIALTTNGTKLYEMADTLKEAGLKRVNISLDSLKKDRYRMITRLGNIDDVFRAIDKSLSIGLEPVKINTVVIKGINDDEIFDFVKLADENPLHIRFIEIMPIGEGAKFKDNYISSDDLISSIPGLTPVETEPGNTARVFKRKGAKGTVGFIAPLSCKFCSSCNRIRLTAAGTIKPCLHSKYEVDIKSFLNDEDKIRAMLEHAILSKPAGHNLEKEISQNQKMMFQIGG
- a CDS encoding molybdopterin biosynthesis protein, which codes for MRQNIYLSNISLNEAINIFLEKIKDFKVETEYVKTYEANGRITAKPIFAKISSPFYNSSAVDGIATVAKKTFTATDKNPVRLKEGVDYVVVDTGDPIPDEYDCVIMVEDLIWVSQDEVEIIKPAIPWQNIRQIGEDIVEGQLILPQSHRIRPVDIGALIAGGVFEVEVYKKPKVAIIPTGTELVEPGEELKVGDIIEFNSRVFAAQVEEYGGIPTRFDIVRDDFEKLKAAVDKASKEYDIILLNAGSSAGREDYSKKVIETLGEVYIHGIAIKPGKPVILGKVNNKPIVGIPGFPVSAYFIMENIVKKLINFVQGYDIKDKRYIEATLSKRIMSSSKYLEFVRVKLGFIDGKYIAAPIERGAGTTMSLVRADGVLEIPEELEGYEKGTRVNVNILKSEDEIKNTILCIGSHDLILDIAADLLAKRGKFTLSSAHVGSIGGILSLKDRETHFATIHLLDVETGEYNKSYVKRYIPNRKIALIKFVKRIQGLMVKKGNLLEINSLEDIVKKGARFVNRQKGSGTRILLDYELKRLGINPKDIIGYDREEYTHISVAAQIAKGNADAGLGVFSAAKIMDLDFIPIANEEYDIAIPVEYLELEGVKQFLEVINSEEFKNELDKLGGYDYSNLGEIIIIE